In the Mytilus trossulus isolate FHL-02 chromosome 1, PNRI_Mtr1.1.1.hap1, whole genome shotgun sequence genome, one interval contains:
- the LOC134719643 gene encoding uncharacterized protein F54H12.2-like, protein MQILKSDGTKLVDDEKTGIINLPLQSMFSHIDIYMNNKLISINSNNYPWKAYFKTILSSGNDEQNSQLQSQLFMKDDDPMDSVSLNSGIVNRMQFTQDSRVFELEGNLLEDALQLDKYLISGVDIYMKLFRSNVPFLLMSEEISPSYKVKILDVFYRTARVKLDPGVIMNHRNEIQKSPAQYMITRSHVIQNVIPKGSTDFFWDAMFPKALPSKVVIGLVSQKAANGDYTANPFNFQHFNMTNVTMKVNGVEVYGSPLSLDFGVNRNYAAAYVRLFEISDKWLKDMGLNISLADFGKGYTFIVFSLDPCDFQEDYLNLVKHGNARLEIRFGSATSEIINCLCYYQSQAILTCDETRDIKIVEP, encoded by the coding sequence atgcaaattttaaaatcagatGGAACTAAGCTAGTAGATGATGAAAAAACAGGTATCATTAATTTACCGTTGCAGAGTATGTTTTCACACATTGATATTTACATGAACAATAAGCTTATATCAATAAATTCCAACAATTATCCTTGGAAAGCCTATTTCAAGACGATACTTTCTTCTGGAAACGATGAACAGAATTCACAACTTCAAAGCCAACTCTTCATGAAAGACGATGACCCTATGGACTCTGTGAGTCTCAATTCCGGTATAGTTAACAGAATGCAATTTACACAAGATTCAAGAGTATTCGAGTTAGAAGGAAATTTATTGGAAGATGCACTTCAACtggataaatatcttataagtGGTGTCGATATCTACATGAAACTTTTCAGATCAAATGTTCCCTTTCTACTCATGTCTGAAGAAATTTCGCCAAGTTACAAAGTCAAAATTTTGGATGTGTTTTATAGAACCGCGAGAGTCAAATTGGACCCGGGAGTTATAATGAACCATCGAAACGAAATACAAAAATCACCAGCCCAATACATGATCACTAGAAGTCAcgttatacaaaatgtaattcctaaggggtcaactgattttttttgggaTGCAATGTTTCCGAAAGCTCTTCCATCAAAAGTAGTAATTGGGCTAGTTTCCCAAAAAGCTGCAAATGGAGATTATACTGCTAATCCgtttaattttcaacatttcaacatgacAAACGTTACTATGAAAGTGAATGGCGTGGAGGTTTATGGGTCTCCATTGAGTTTGGATTTTGGAGTAAACAGAAATTACGCAGCAGCATACGTTAGACTTTTCGAAATCAGTGATAAATGGCTTAAAGACATGGGATTGAACATATCATTAGCAGACTTTGGTAAAGGATACACATTCATTGTGTTCTCTTTAGATCCATGTGATTTTCAGGAAGATTATCTGAATTTAGTGAAACACGGTAATGCACGCTTAGAAATCAGATTCGGATCGGCTACATCAGAGATTATAAATTGTCTGTGCTATTATCAATCCCAAGCCATTTTAACTTGTGACGAGACAAGAGACATCAAGATAGTGGAACCATGA